The genomic stretch GCTGGTATGGTTCCTTGCGTTATATACGGAGGAGATAAGCCAGTGCATTTTTCTGCAGAAGAAAAAGCGTTTAAAAACTTGGTGTACACTCCAAATGTATACACTGCAACTATTGATGTTGATGGACAAAAAATTGCAACTGTATTGCAAGATATCCAATTTCACCCTGTAACAGATAAAATTTTACACGTAGATTTTTATCAGTTATTTGATGATAAAGAAATTACAATGAATATTCCTGTAAAATTAACAGGTACTTCACCTGGTGTATTAAATGGTGGTTCTTTACGTTTTACAAACCGTAAATTAAGAGTAAAAGCTTTACCAGCTAACTTACCAGACTTTATATCAGCAGATATTTCTTCATTAAAAATTGGTAATAAATTATTTGTTACTTCTTTATTTAATGATGATTATACTTTTATGCACCCAGATAACACGGTTGTTGTACAAGTTAGAACTTCTCGTAATGCAACTGTTTCTGCAGATGAAGACGAAGAAACTGAAACTGCTGCTGAATAAATTTTAGCAACAAAAATAAATATAAGAGCGTTACAATTTTGTAACGCTTTTTTTATACCTTTTAATTTCTTCTTACTTTTGAAGTGTGAATATCTTAAGGTTTTTTAAAAATCTATTCTGTTTAAATTTAGAAACGAAAGAACAACTAATGAAAAAATTTTTAATTGTAGGTTTAGGTAACGTTGGTACTAAGTATGATAATACACGTCATAATATTGGTTTTAAAATTTTAGACGAACTTGCAGAAGAACATAAAGCTACTTTCGAAACAGAAAAGTTAGGTGATATTGCTAATTTTAGGTTTAAAGGAAGAACTTTTATCCTTTTAAAACCAAGTACATTTATGAATTTAAGTGGGAAAGCAGTTAAATATTGG from Polaribacter marinaquae encodes the following:
- a CDS encoding 50S ribosomal protein L25/general stress protein Ctc; its protein translation is MKSITIKGSKRESVGKVSTKALRNAGMVPCVIYGGDKPVHFSAEEKAFKNLVYTPNVYTATIDVDGQKIATVLQDIQFHPVTDKILHVDFYQLFDDKEITMNIPVKLTGTSPGVLNGGSLRFTNRKLRVKALPANLPDFISADISSLKIGNKLFVTSLFNDDYTFMHPDNTVVVQVRTSRNATVSADEDEETETAAE